One Rhodococcus jostii RHA1 DNA segment encodes these proteins:
- a CDS encoding helix-turn-helix domain-containing protein, whose translation MSAVVTDRAAKTTVTVTSTEVEQAGAVDPSSLESAVPAELARILTAVVAVVAAGGTVTIGSVPSEVTTTTAAQMLDISRPTLMKLIGEGEIPAHKVGTHTRLTSSDVIAYQERQRDAQRAAFDDLRAFEDAEGMTY comes from the coding sequence ATGAGCGCTGTTGTGACCGATCGTGCCGCGAAGACCACCGTCACGGTCACTTCCACGGAGGTCGAGCAGGCCGGCGCTGTCGATCCCAGCAGCCTGGAGTCGGCGGTACCAGCGGAGCTTGCGCGGATTCTTACCGCGGTGGTGGCGGTTGTTGCCGCTGGTGGCACCGTCACGATCGGGTCGGTGCCGAGTGAGGTCACCACCACGACCGCGGCTCAGATGCTGGACATCTCCCGCCCGACACTGATGAAGCTCATCGGCGAGGGGGAGATCCCCGCCCACAAAGTCGGCACCCACACTCGGTTGACGAGCAGTGATGTGATCGCTTACCAAGAGCGGCAGCGTGATGCGCAGCGAGCAGCGTTCGACGACCTTCGCGCTTTCGAAGACGCAGAAGGCATGACGTACTGA